Proteins from a genomic interval of Rutidosis leptorrhynchoides isolate AG116_Rl617_1_P2 unplaced genomic scaffold, CSIRO_AGI_Rlap_v1 contig161, whole genome shotgun sequence:
- the LOC139881470 gene encoding uncharacterized protein — MTVEKPDIILLMETKNSAAKMKQVQRILTFSQSYILDPVGLARGLVAFWNDPISLQVVWDDLRHIHSQNNFPWLCAGDFNEVLYPWEKIAKRPTLLQRMQSFRTMLDYCAFTELEGKGCKFIWLNNRAGEELVKAKLDRMNEDPECRHIISKAWTSADLEHADFSRQVRNVTAALQRWSRRKFSNGQQKLVILQDKLKHLINQTSPIDKVHVSRLKEEIRQAWKQEEQYWALRSRIKWLNLGDKNTRFFHASTIQHQQRNRITMLQDENQQ; from the exons ATGACCGTTGAAAAGCCCGATATAATACTTCTTATGGAAACTAAAAATTCTGCAGCTAAGATGAAGCAAGTGCAGAGAATTCTCACCTTTTCTCAATCCTATATACTTGATCCAGTTGGTCTGGCGAGAGGTTTAGTAGCTTTCTGGAATGATCCCATCTCTTTACAG GTGGTATGGGATGATCTTCGCCACATTCATTCCCAAAATAACTTTCCTTGGCTCTGTGCTGGTGATTTTAACGAAGTCCTCTACCCTTGGGAAAAGATCGCTAAAAGACCTACCTTGCTGCAACGAATGCAATCGTTTCGAACTATGTTAGATTATTGTGCTTTTACTGAGTTAGAAGGCAAAGGTTGTAAATTCATCTGGTTAAATAATAGAGCAGGAGAGGAGCTGGTAAAGGCCAAACTTGATCGGATG AATGAAGATCCTGAATGCAGGCATATTATTTCGAAAGCATGGACTTCAGCTGACTTAGAACATGCTGATTTTAGTCGACAAGTGAGGAATGTGACAGCAGCCCTTCAAAGATGGAGCCGTCGCAAGTTTTCAAATGGTCAACAAAAACTTGTGATCCTGCAGGACAAATTAAAGCATCTTATCAATCAAACTTCCCCAATTGACAAGGTACATGTATCACGTTTGAAAGAAGAAATACGACAAGCTTGGAAACAAGAGGAACAATATTGGGCTTTACGTTCTCGAATTAAATGGCTTAATTTGGGCGATAAAAATACTCGATTCTTTCATGCATCAACTATTCAGCACCAACAACGGAATCGCATTACTATGTTACAAGATGAAAATCAACAGTAG